The stretch of DNA ACAACAAGAAAGAATCCGataaaaaggaagaaaaagatacTAGCAAATCAACCGGCGATGACAATGAAGTagctgaagaagaagaagctgATGTCGAATTTACTCCAGTTGTTCAATTGGATAAAAAAGTTGACGTTAAAAccaatgaagaagatgaggAAGTCTTGTATAAAGTTAGAGCCAAATTATTTAGATTCCATGGTGATTCAAAAGAATGGAAAGAAAGAGGTACTGGTGAtgttaaatttttaaaacatAAAACTACTGGTAAAGTCAGAATTTTAATGAGAAGAGAtaaaactttgaaaatttgtgctaatcatttgatttctgctgattatgaattgaaaccaaATATTGGTTCTGATAGATCTTGGGTTTATACTGTTACTGCTGATGTTTCTGAAGGTGAACCTGAAGCTCAAACTTTAGCTATTAGATTTGgtaataaagaaaatgctGATCTTTTCAAAGAACACTTTGATAATGCTAAAAAGGAAGCTAAAAAAgattaaattgaataataaatccTTTGGTActtacttttatttttttttgaaattgggtATAATTAGTAGTATTCCAATGAGGTCTTAAATAGGGGagaaataatatataatcaTATACCGTCATTATCAAAAGGATCTGTCTTTTGATCATATGAATAGATTCTCTCTCTGTATATCCTGCTGAGTAATAGATGGAATACAAAATATAGCTATATAATATGATCTGAATCAAATGCTTGTCGATCAAATCACAAATGTAAAGATGTAAATATCAGTTAATTTGATACAAGAAACTCGTAAATCATCAACTATTATAtgtaataattaataatatgaGTAGATATAATTATGTAAGAGATTTCTTCCATTATCTCTATTGTCCATTTAATCGCAatagtgaaaaaaaaagaaagtggCACACGTGCTTAAATGGGGGCTGctgccaaaaaaaataaatattaaatcACTATAATCTCtttttatcaatcaatcaataaatccttctttttttggaCAACACTTTTCAATCAAGTTCTCTTTTAGTTTGAAACTATTCTACTTCCCTATAGTCAATCCATAAGCTTTTAACTTTATATTTGGTAtgaaatttggaaaatatcTTGCTTCAAGACAATTGGAGCTTCCTGAATATTCGGGCCATTTCATAGATtataaatcattgaaaaaacttattaaacaattggCAATCCCTTCTACAACTgccacaaccaccacctcAATAGATGGAGAAgtaacaatttcaaatattcaacATACCCTTAAAGAGAACAAGGCATCATTCTTTTTCCGAGTTGAACgtgaattggaaaaagtcaattctttttatctTGAAAAGCAAGCCAATTTAGCAATTAACTTGAATTTATTACTTATGA from Candida albicans SC5314 chromosome R, complete sequence encodes:
- the YRB1 gene encoding Ran GTPase-binding protein (Functional homolog of S. cerevisiae Yrb1p; regulates Gsp1 GTPase activity and thereby affects nucleocytoplasmic transport and cytoskeletal dynamics; transcript is not regulated by white-opaque switch or by dimorphic transition), translating into MSAEDTKPKTEESTSIPKPPTSNVFSMFGAKKEKKPEQEDSDNKKESDKKEEKDTSKSTGDDNEVAEEEEADVEFTPVVQLDKKVDVKTNEEDEEVLYKVRAKLFRFHGDSKEWKERGTGDVKFLKHKTTGKVRILMRRDKTLKICANHLISADYELKPNIGSDRSWVYTVTADVSEGEPEAQTLAIRFGNKENADLFKEHFDNAKKEAKKD